A window of the Myripristis murdjan chromosome 15, fMyrMur1.1, whole genome shotgun sequence genome harbors these coding sequences:
- the LOC115372812 gene encoding NFU1 iron-sulfur cluster scaffold homolog, mitochondrial yields the protein MAARMRWGLHQLLRSRNTSHFRFLVKSRSQYHTQGAGHSFTRPQLLPVTGATHFSVRHLSIQTQDTPNPRSLKFLPGKPVLGSGTLDFPSPSSAESSSLARILFEIEGVKSVFFGPDFITVTKADDDVEWTDIKRHALEAIDKFFESGEPITSVAVHPESSLSEDDDEIVSMIKELLDTRIRPTVQEDGGDVIFKGFEDGRVKLKLVGSCTGCPSSTVTLRNGIQNMLQFYIPEVDEVEQVEDEVDEINAKVFSELERKLQD from the exons atggcgGCGCGCATGAGATGGGGTCTTCACCAGCTGTTACGGTCAAGAAATACCTCTCACTTTAG GTTTCTAGTCAAATCCAGAAGCCAGTACCACACACAGGGCGCCGGTCACAGCTTCACCAGGCCTCAGCTTCTGCCGGTGACAGGAGCCACACACTTCTCAG TGCGACACCTGTCCATCCAGACACAAGATACCCCAAACCCCAGGAGCCTGAAGTTTCTGCCTGGTAAACCTGTCCTAGGAAGCGGGACCCTGGACTTTCCTTCTCCCAGCTCAGCAGAGTCTTCATCCCTTGCCAG GATCCTCTTTGAAATTGAAGGAGTAAAAAGTGTATTCTTTGGGCCTGACTTCATAACAGTCACTAAG GCAGATGATGATGTGGAATGGACAGACATTAAGCGTCATGCTTTGGAGGCCATTGATAAGTTCTTTGAAAGTGGGGAACCCATAACATCGGTGGCAGTACACCCTGAAAGCA GTCTTtctgaagatgatgatgaaattgTATCGATGATTAAAGAGCTTCTGGACACAAGAATCAG GCCCACGGTGCAGGAGGACGGAGGCGATGTCATCTTCAAGGGTTTTGAGGATGGCAGAGTCAAGCTGAAGCTGGTGGGCTCCTGCACGGGCTGTCCCAGCTCTACGGTCACCCTGAGGAACGGCATTCAGAACATGCTGCAGTTTTACATCCCAGAGGTAGATGAGGTGGAACAG GTGGAAGATGAAGTGGATGAAATCAATGCAAAGGTGTTCTCAGAGCTGGAGCGCAAATTGCAAGACTAA